TGTTAAAGTCTCGCTCATTCACGCATTAATCCTGCGCATCCCAATGCATTGGCACGCGAAGCGCTAGCTGCGGTAGGCTATGAATAAAATTGGATTTCTTTTAGACATGGATGGTGTCATCTACCGCGGGAATCAGCTGATTCCCGGTGCCAATAAATTTATCTCGGGATTACGTGAGCGCGAGATCCCTTATCTCTTCCTGACCAACAATAGTCAGCGCACCCGCCGGGACGTGGCCCATAAATTGCGCAAGCTGGGCATCGAAGCCTGCGAGGACGACGTCTTCACCTGCGCCATGGCGACGGCCCGATTTCTGGCCAACCAAACACCGAATGGCACCGCCTACGTCATCGGGGAAAACGGCCTGGTCAATGCACTCCATCGCAACGGCTACACCATTGCGGACGATGATGTCGACTACGTCGTGGTGGGCGAAGGCCGCACCTTGAACTTTGAAATGGTTGAACGTGGGGTTCGCTTGGTCGAGAAAGGCGCTCGCCTCATCGCCACGAACATGGACACCACCTGCCCGACCGAGAACGGAATTCGTCCGGGCTGTGGCGCCATCGTCTCGATGATCGAAAGCGCGA
This DNA window, taken from Coraliomargarita sinensis, encodes the following:
- a CDS encoding HAD-IIA family hydrolase; this translates as MNKIGFLLDMDGVIYRGNQLIPGANKFISGLREREIPYLFLTNNSQRTRRDVAHKLRKLGIEACEDDVFTCAMATARFLANQTPNGTAYVIGENGLVNALHRNGYTIADDDVDYVVVGEGRTLNFEMVERGVRLVEKGARLIATNMDTTCPTENGIRPGCGAIVSMIESATNRTAFSVGKPSPVMMRAARKQLGLRTDETIMVGDTMYTDILGGAQVSYRTVLVLSGHTTRAGISRFAYKPDLICDCVADIPEEFYLGEKHVTSDKLTTGSVEEVNA